The Phycisphaeraceae bacterium genome contains the following window.
TGGGCATCGTTCGGACGCCCGCACGCGTCGCCCTCGCTGCGTGAGCGAAGGCGAAGAAACTGGCCCGCTAGGATTCGAACCTAGACTGTCAGGACCAAAACCCGATGTGCTACCGTTACACCACGGGCCAAAGCGTGCGGGAGGACTCCTCTCGCTGTTGGCCGGCCGTTGCCCTTCGCTCCGAGCGAGGACGCCGTCCGACGCAGGACCACTCAACTCGCTTCAGGACAGGCACTTGCGTGCCAGCCATCGGCGTCAGTCGCGCGGCGAGCGTCGAACGAGTGGGTCCGAAGACCATCCCCGCCCAATCGGGCCGCGGCCGCCTGTCCCGAAGCCGGACCACCCTCGCTGCCGCTGGGGGTGTGTGGCCCGTGCCCGCGCCTCAAGTCGTCGCGGGCGGCTTCCTTTCGTGGGAAGGCCGGGGAGTGTAGAGGGGGGGATGGGGGAGTCAACGGGGCACGGGGGAAGCCGGGCGACCCTTGGGATCACTCGTTCTTCCAGTCCTCTCCCGGCATGATCCGTTTCATGAACTCGTCGAACAGCGGTACGGTAAACGCGGTGTCGCCGTGGCTCGGGCTCCACACCATGCCCTTCTCGATGAGCTTACTGCGGGTCGGCGCAAGCGAAGTGACATCTCTCTTCACTGCTTCCGCGATCTCACCGGACCGATGCGGTCCGGGTCCGAGCTCCGCCATCGCGCGGAGATACCGCTTCTCCGAGGGAGTCAGGCGATCGAAGCGCACGCGGAAGAAACTCTCGTCGAGGGCGGCTATCGCAAACGCGGACGCCGTTGTCACGTCGCGGTCGGTGATGGGCGACCTGGGCGCCGTGTCCCAGACATGCTTGCCCCACTCCTGCAGAAAGTACGGGTAACCATGGGTCTCGCGGATAATTCGTGCGAGGGCCTCTCGCTCGAATCGAACATCGTGTTGCGCCGCCGGCTTCTCGATTGCTTCCCGCGCCGCGTCTGGTGGGAGCGGACCAATCTCAGGAAAGTTGAAGAGGCGCTCGGCGTATGACTTGGCTCGACCCATCCTCCCTCGCAGCTGCGGCAAACCGGCCCCGACGAGCACTATGGGCAGTTGACGCTGCGCGACACGGTGCAGGGCCGTAATGAGCGCGGCCAGCTCGTCCTCTTCCACGTACTGCAACTCGTCGATAAAGATCGCGAGCGCAGTGCCGGCCTTGCTCGCGGCCTGTCCAACAACCTCGAGCAGCGCCTGCAGGTCGAGTTCGAGATCTCCATTATCCGCGAGACCGAGCTCCGGCTCGAAATCGATCCCTACCTCGATATCGCCGTACTTCACCTTCAGGGCGCGAGCAAAGCCCGCCAACGCTCTCAGCGCCCGAACCGCGAGCTCTTTCGCGTGTTCATTCCTTGAAAGTTGCAGGAGCGCAAGCCGCAGTTGTGGCGCAAGGATCGCAGGCAGCGATCTGCTTTCCGGAGCCTCGATCCAGATGGTCTGGAGCCGTAACCCTTCTGCCGTTCTCCGGATCCGATCCAGCAACACCGTCTTGCCCACGCCCCTGAGACCGATCAGCAGCACGCTCTTCGTCTGCCGGCGGGCCTGGACCCGCTGAAGCGCCGTGGACATCTCACGCAGGAGGTCGTCACGCCCGGCAAGCTCGGGTGGAGGCGAACCAGCCCCTGGGGCATAGGGATTGAGGATGGGATCCATCGATCTATTATGGCGACCTTAGGAGATTTAGCAATACGCCATAAGTTTGCGAAACTTTGCCTAACTCGCCGGAAGTTATCGGACGCGACAGGGCCGCTTAGGCCCCATCGCTCGTCGCGTCATCGTCATCGGAATCGAGACAATGATCCGGCAGCACGGGGTCTCCCTCCCGCACCGCCGCCTCCGACGCGATGTCGTAGCAGGTCGCCAGCAGCCCCACCAGAGGGAACTTCCCCTTCGCGAAGGGGGTCGGGCCAAGGCGGCGCAGCAGCGGGTGGGTCACCTCGGCCTTGCGAGGGGT
Protein-coding sequences here:
- a CDS encoding ATP-binding protein; amino-acid sequence: MDPILNPYAPGAGSPPPELAGRDDLLREMSTALQRVQARRQTKSVLLIGLRGVGKTVLLDRIRRTAEGLRLQTIWIEAPESRSLPAILAPQLRLALLQLSRNEHAKELAVRALRALAGFARALKVKYGDIEVGIDFEPELGLADNGDLELDLQALLEVVGQAASKAGTALAIFIDELQYVEEDELAALITALHRVAQRQLPIVLVGAGLPQLRGRMGRAKSYAERLFNFPEIGPLPPDAAREAIEKPAAQHDVRFEREALARIIRETHGYPYFLQEWGKHVWDTAPRSPITDRDVTTASAFAIAALDESFFRVRFDRLTPSEKRYLRAMAELGPGPHRSGEIAEAVKRDVTSLAPTRSKLIEKGMVWSPSHGDTAFTVPLFDEFMKRIMPGEDWKNE